In a genomic window of Aeromicrobium panaciterrae:
- the ettA gene encoding energy-dependent translational throttle protein EttA has protein sequence MADYVFTLRNVRKKLGEKVVLDDVTLSFLHGAKIGVVGPNGTGKSTLFKIMAGLEQPNNGDAIKDPEASVGILLQEPPLTEGKTVLENVEEAVSDIKGKLDRFNKIAEEMADPDADYDKLLPEMGELQTDLDHANAWDLDSRLAQAMDALRCPPADELVDHLSGGERRRVALCKLLLEQPDLLLLDEPTNHLDAESVLWLEQHLASYPGAVLAITHDRYFLDNVAEWILELDRGKTHPYEGNYSTYLETKQARLVVEGKKDAKRAKILAKELEWVRSNAKARQTKNQARLSRYEELAAEAERGRKLDFEEINIPAGPRLGDVVLKANELHKSFGERELFDGLTFDLPRAGIVGVVGPNGVGKSTLFRMIVGEEKPDSGSLDVGQTVKISYVDQGRGGIDDSLNVWQLVSGELDFIKVANFEVPSRAYVASFGFKGPDQQKLVKVLSGGERNRLNLALTLKMGGNLLLLDEPTNDLDVETLQSLEDALLDFPGCAVVVSHDRWFLDRVATHILAWEGDADNPANWFWFEGNFADYEINKVERLGEEAARPHSVTYRKLTRD, from the coding sequence ATGGCTGACTACGTCTTCACACTCCGCAATGTTCGCAAGAAGCTCGGCGAAAAGGTGGTGCTTGACGACGTCACGCTGTCCTTCCTGCACGGAGCCAAGATCGGCGTTGTCGGTCCCAACGGCACCGGCAAATCGACGCTCTTCAAGATCATGGCGGGGCTCGAGCAGCCCAACAACGGCGATGCGATCAAGGACCCAGAGGCCTCCGTCGGCATCCTGCTCCAGGAACCGCCGCTGACCGAGGGCAAGACGGTCCTGGAGAACGTCGAAGAGGCCGTCAGCGACATCAAGGGGAAGCTCGACCGCTTCAACAAGATCGCCGAAGAGATGGCCGATCCTGATGCCGATTACGACAAGCTCCTCCCCGAGATGGGCGAGCTGCAGACCGACCTCGACCATGCCAATGCATGGGACCTCGACTCCCGTCTCGCCCAGGCCATGGACGCGCTGCGTTGCCCGCCGGCCGACGAGCTGGTCGACCACCTCTCAGGTGGCGAGCGTCGCCGCGTCGCACTCTGCAAGCTTCTGCTCGAGCAGCCCGACCTGCTCCTGCTCGATGAGCCCACCAACCACTTGGACGCCGAGAGCGTGCTGTGGCTCGAGCAGCACTTGGCGTCCTACCCGGGCGCTGTCCTCGCCATCACCCACGACCGCTACTTCCTCGACAACGTCGCCGAGTGGATCCTCGAGCTCGACCGCGGCAAGACTCACCCGTACGAAGGCAACTACTCGACCTACCTCGAGACCAAGCAGGCCCGTCTCGTGGTCGAAGGCAAGAAGGACGCCAAGCGCGCCAAGATCCTCGCCAAGGAACTCGAGTGGGTTCGCTCGAATGCCAAGGCGCGTCAGACCAAGAACCAAGCACGACTCAGCCGCTACGAAGAGCTCGCTGCAGAGGCCGAGCGGGGACGCAAGCTCGACTTCGAGGAGATCAACATCCCGGCCGGTCCGCGCCTCGGCGACGTGGTTCTCAAGGCCAATGAGCTCCACAAGAGCTTCGGTGAGCGAGAGCTGTTCGATGGCCTGACGTTCGACCTGCCGCGCGCTGGCATCGTCGGCGTCGTCGGACCCAACGGTGTCGGCAAGTCGACGCTGTTCCGCATGATCGTGGGGGAGGAGAAGCCCGACAGCGGCTCCCTCGACGTCGGCCAGACCGTCAAGATCTCGTACGTTGACCAGGGTCGTGGCGGCATCGACGACTCGCTCAACGTCTGGCAGCTTGTCTCGGGCGAACTCGACTTCATCAAGGTCGCCAACTTCGAAGTGCCGAGCCGCGCGTACGTCGCGTCATTCGGCTTCAAGGGTCCGGATCAGCAGAAGTTGGTCAAGGTCCTGTCAGGCGGTGAGCGCAACCGCCTCAACCTGGCTCTGACGCTCAAAATGGGCGGCAACTTGCTTCTGCTCGATGAGCCGACCAACGACCTTGACGTCGAGACCCTGCAGTCGCTCGAAGATGCCCTGCTCGACTTCCCCGGCTGTGCCGTCGTCGTCTCGCACGACCGGTGGTTCCTGGACCGCGTCGCGACGCACATCCTCGCGTGGGAAGGTGACGCCGACAATCCAGCCAACTGGTTCTGGTTCGAGGGCAACTTCGCCGACTACGAGATCAACAAGGTGGAGCGTCTGGGCGAGGAAGCGGCACGCCCGCACAGCGTGACGTACCGCAAACTCACCCGCGACTGA
- a CDS encoding MarR family transcriptional regulator: METATETPWLTAAEQQIWRSFLGGTIVLNDRLDRDLRTAHGLSMPEYEILVRLSEAPDRSIRMAELAAAVSHSRSRVTHTIARLEREGLVFRGQCSEDGRGVSAVMTDKGFALLEEAAHTHVRGVHSYLVDNASPEEFAVLGQIMQRVITQLGGTC; encoded by the coding sequence ATGGAGACCGCAACCGAAACTCCGTGGCTCACCGCCGCAGAGCAGCAGATCTGGCGATCGTTCCTGGGCGGAACAATCGTCCTGAATGATCGCCTCGACCGCGACCTCCGGACCGCACACGGCCTCTCGATGCCCGAGTACGAAATCCTCGTGCGATTGTCCGAAGCGCCTGACCGCTCGATTCGTATGGCAGAGCTTGCTGCTGCGGTTTCGCACTCACGCAGCCGCGTCACGCACACGATCGCCCGCCTCGAACGAGAAGGGCTGGTCTTCCGAGGCCAGTGCTCCGAGGACGGCCGCGGTGTGTCCGCCGTGATGACGGACAAGGGCTTCGCCTTGCTCGAGGAAGCCGCTCACACCCACGTACGCGGCGTCCATTCCTACCTCGTCGACAACGCCTCCCCCGAAGAATTCGCCGTGCTTGGTCAGATCATGCAGCGCGTGATCACCCAGCTCGGCGGGACGTGCTGA
- a CDS encoding YceI family protein: MSTTTDINVSTGTWTIDPTHTEIGFTVRHIISKVRGKFDTFEGALVTADDITTSSVNVSFDLSSINTGNTQRDDHLRSGDFFDADNQDKATFVSTGVVAKGGNEFVVTGDLTIKGVSKAVELDVDFLGEGSDPWGGTRVGVEATTEISRKEFGIDFNIPLEGDKVVIGDKISIHIVAEAVLQADAA; the protein is encoded by the coding sequence ATGAGCACCACCACAGACATCAACGTCAGCACTGGCACCTGGACGATCGACCCGACTCACACCGAGATCGGTTTCACCGTCCGCCACATCATCAGCAAGGTGCGCGGCAAGTTCGACACCTTCGAAGGCGCGCTCGTCACTGCTGACGACATCACCACTTCGTCGGTCAACGTCTCGTTCGACCTGTCGTCGATCAACACCGGCAACACGCAGCGTGACGATCACCTGCGCTCGGGCGACTTCTTCGACGCCGACAACCAGGACAAGGCGACTTTCGTCTCGACTGGTGTCGTCGCCAAGGGTGGCAACGAGTTCGTCGTGACCGGCGACCTGACCATCAAGGGCGTCTCGAAGGCCGTCGAGCTCGACGTCGACTTCCTCGGCGAGGGCTCGGACCCGTGGGGCGGAACGCGCGTGGGCGTCGAGGCGACTACCGAGATCAGCCGCAAGGAGTTCGGAATCGACTTCAACATCCCGCTCGAGGGCGACAAGGTCGTCATCGGCGACAAGATCTCGATCCACATCGTGGCCGAGGCTGTCCTGCAGGCTGACGCAGCCTAA
- a CDS encoding TetR/AcrR family transcriptional regulator has product MTTITARERLINAAVEAFAEKGFAGTTTRDIASRAGMSPAAVYVHHDSKESLLFSVSLDGHRRALEVITSAAASSTDPVNRLRAMVYNFSLWHADNSRVGRIVQYEYHALTDEHRAEVATYRRDIEKTMQDALADGVDQGVLDVVDVPGTAFSLLSLGVDLVRWFEPGGSRSGHELATLHADLAVRMTRLR; this is encoded by the coding sequence ATGACGACCATCACAGCGCGTGAACGGCTCATCAATGCTGCCGTTGAGGCCTTCGCTGAGAAGGGTTTCGCGGGGACGACAACGCGAGACATTGCCTCCCGCGCCGGCATGAGCCCGGCTGCGGTCTACGTGCACCACGACTCCAAGGAGAGCTTGCTCTTCTCCGTCAGTCTCGACGGTCACCGTCGCGCGCTTGAAGTCATCACGTCAGCTGCCGCGTCGAGCACCGATCCCGTCAACCGGCTGCGCGCCATGGTCTACAACTTCAGCCTCTGGCACGCCGACAACAGCCGCGTGGGGCGCATCGTGCAGTACGAGTACCACGCGCTGACCGACGAACATCGCGCAGAAGTCGCGACCTATCGCCGGGACATTGAGAAGACGATGCAAGACGCCCTGGCCGACGGTGTCGACCAGGGCGTCCTGGATGTTGTTGACGTCCCCGGAACAGCGTTCTCGCTGCTCTCGTTGGGCGTCGATCTCGTGCGCTGGTTCGAGCCCGGAGGTTCTCGCTCCGGCCACGAGCTGGCCACCCTGCACGCCGATCTGGCGGTCAGAATGACCAGGCTTCGTTAG
- a CDS encoding acyl-CoA dehydrogenase family protein, producing MQRTIFNEDHEAFRASCAAFLAKHVEPNLEKYLEEKALPRDFWLAAGAEGFLGLEIPEEFGGAEADDFRFNAVLDEELSKLNAALASCVAIHTDIAVPYLVDLCTDEQKARWLPGCVTGEILTAIAMTEPGGGSDLAALKTTGVRDGDEWVINGSKTFITNGFSADLVITAVRTSPEKGAKGISLFAIEATDPGFSRGRKLDKVGQSEADTAELFFENVRLGDDRLIGEVDQGFIYMMQRLPQERISCSVSNVAHAKQILGETIQYAHDRQAFKQPIGSLQHNKFLLAELVTKIEVAETFVDAAVLAHTRGEATATDAAKAKWWSSEIQNDVLDHCVQLHGGYGYMNEYRVARAWRDARVSKIWAGSNEIMKELIGRDLGF from the coding sequence TTGCAGCGAACGATCTTCAACGAGGACCACGAGGCATTCCGTGCCTCCTGTGCGGCATTCCTCGCCAAGCATGTCGAGCCCAATCTCGAGAAGTACCTTGAGGAAAAGGCCCTTCCACGTGACTTCTGGCTCGCAGCCGGAGCTGAGGGCTTCCTCGGCCTTGAGATCCCCGAGGAGTTCGGCGGCGCCGAGGCCGACGACTTCCGCTTCAATGCGGTCTTGGATGAAGAGCTGAGCAAGCTCAACGCCGCACTCGCATCGTGCGTCGCGATCCATACCGACATCGCCGTCCCCTATCTCGTGGACCTGTGCACCGACGAGCAGAAGGCTCGCTGGCTCCCGGGTTGTGTGACCGGCGAAATCCTCACCGCTATCGCGATGACAGAGCCCGGTGGTGGCTCTGACCTGGCGGCGCTCAAGACGACGGGCGTCCGTGACGGTGACGAGTGGGTCATCAACGGTTCCAAGACGTTCATCACGAACGGTTTCTCCGCCGATCTCGTGATCACCGCCGTACGCACCTCGCCCGAAAAGGGAGCGAAGGGCATCAGCCTGTTCGCGATCGAAGCGACCGATCCCGGCTTCAGCCGTGGACGCAAGCTCGACAAGGTCGGCCAGAGCGAAGCGGACACGGCAGAGCTGTTCTTCGAGAACGTACGTCTCGGCGACGATCGTCTGATCGGCGAAGTCGACCAAGGCTTCATCTACATGATGCAGCGTCTCCCGCAGGAGCGAATCAGCTGCTCCGTGTCGAACGTCGCGCACGCCAAGCAGATCCTCGGCGAGACGATCCAGTACGCCCACGACCGCCAGGCGTTCAAGCAGCCGATCGGCAGCCTGCAGCACAACAAGTTCCTGCTCGCTGAGCTGGTGACCAAGATTGAGGTCGCCGAGACGTTCGTCGATGCGGCCGTGCTCGCGCACACGCGTGGCGAGGCGACAGCTACCGATGCAGCCAAGGCAAAGTGGTGGTCGTCGGAGATTCAGAACGACGTCCTGGACCACTGTGTCCAACTCCATGGCGGGTACGGATACATGAACGAGTACCGTGTCGCTCGCGCCTGGCGAGATGCCCGGGTCAGCAAGATCTGGGCTGGTTCGAACGAGATCATGAAAGAGCTCATAGGCCGAGACCTCGGTTTCTGA
- a CDS encoding acetyl-CoA C-acetyltransferase: protein MTEAVIVSTARSPIGRAFKGSLKDMRPDDLTVQMVQAALAKVPGLDPKDIVDLHLGVGQPAGESGYNLGRIVSVQAGFDHVPGVTVNRYCSSSLQTTRMAFHAIKAGEGDVFISAGVETVSRFGKGSSDGMPDTKNPIYDDAIARTAKREQGGAASWSDPREDGDVPDVYIQMGQTAENVQQKLGMSREEQDEFGVRSQNLAEKAINDGFWAKDITPVTLPDGSVVSLDDGPRAGVTLEAVSQLKPVFRPDGTITAGNCCPLNDGAAAVVIMSDTKAKELGLTPLARIVSTAVTGLSPEIMGLGPVEAIPAALRNAGMSLDDIDLYEINEAFAVQSWGSAKVLGIPMDKLNVNGGAIAIGHPFGMTGARITSTLINSLQHHDKQFGVESMCVGGGQGMAMVIERLT, encoded by the coding sequence ATGACTGAAGCCGTAATCGTCTCCACCGCTCGCTCGCCGATCGGCCGCGCATTCAAGGGCTCGCTCAAGGACATGCGCCCCGATGACCTCACGGTCCAGATGGTGCAGGCAGCGTTGGCCAAGGTGCCGGGACTCGATCCCAAGGACATCGTCGACCTCCACCTCGGTGTCGGTCAGCCCGCCGGTGAGAGCGGCTACAACCTCGGTCGCATCGTCTCCGTCCAGGCTGGTTTCGACCACGTACCCGGCGTGACGGTCAACCGCTACTGCTCTTCGAGCCTGCAGACCACTCGCATGGCGTTCCACGCGATCAAGGCCGGCGAGGGTGACGTGTTCATCTCGGCCGGTGTCGAGACCGTGAGCCGTTTCGGCAAGGGCAGCTCGGACGGTATGCCTGATACCAAGAACCCGATCTACGACGACGCGATCGCCCGTACGGCCAAGCGCGAGCAGGGTGGAGCCGCCTCGTGGAGCGATCCGCGCGAAGACGGTGATGTTCCGGACGTCTACATCCAGATGGGTCAGACGGCAGAGAACGTCCAGCAGAAGCTCGGCATGAGCCGCGAAGAGCAGGACGAGTTCGGCGTACGTAGCCAGAACCTCGCCGAGAAGGCCATCAACGACGGCTTCTGGGCCAAGGACATCACGCCCGTGACCCTGCCCGACGGCTCGGTCGTCAGCCTGGACGACGGACCTCGTGCCGGCGTCACGCTCGAGGCTGTGTCGCAGCTCAAGCCCGTCTTCCGTCCCGACGGCACCATCACGGCCGGCAACTGCTGTCCCCTCAACGACGGCGCAGCTGCTGTCGTGATCATGAGCGACACCAAGGCCAAGGAACTCGGTCTCACCCCGCTCGCGCGCATCGTGTCGACCGCGGTCACCGGTCTCTCGCCCGAGATCATGGGCCTCGGCCCCGTTGAAGCGATTCCGGCCGCGCTGCGCAACGCAGGCATGAGCCTGGACGACATCGACCTCTACGAGATCAACGAGGCGTTTGCAGTTCAGTCGTGGGGCTCGGCGAAGGTGCTCGGCATCCCGATGGACAAGCTCAACGTCAACGGTGGAGCAATCGCGATTGGTCACCCATTCGGTATGACCGGTGCTCGCATCACCAGCACGCTGATCAACTCGCTGCAGCACCACGACAAGCAGTTCGGCGTCGAGTCGATGTGTGTCGGCGGTGGCCAGGGTATGGCCATGGTCATCGAGCGCCTCACCTGA
- a CDS encoding SDR family oxidoreductase has product MTRRFDGKVAIVTGASRGIGLAIAERLVADGAKVCITARKADALAEAVEALGGHENAIFSAGAADDEAHQAAAVAATLDAFGRIDFLVNNTGINPTYGRMIDVDLGAAEKTFRVNVISSIAWAQKVYHAWMGENGGAIVNVASVAGLKPAPGIGVYGASKSGVIHVTEELAVELGPDIRVNAVAPAVVKTKFAAALYEGKEDEVSAAYPLKRLGVPGDVGSVVAFLLSEDAAWVTGQTLTIDGGLLLTGGV; this is encoded by the coding sequence ATGACTCGCCGCTTCGACGGCAAGGTCGCGATTGTCACCGGCGCAAGCCGGGGCATCGGCCTTGCCATCGCGGAGCGACTCGTTGCTGATGGTGCGAAGGTGTGCATCACGGCTCGCAAGGCTGATGCGCTGGCGGAGGCGGTCGAGGCTCTCGGAGGTCACGAGAATGCGATCTTCTCAGCCGGCGCGGCCGACGACGAGGCGCATCAGGCAGCCGCTGTAGCGGCGACTCTCGATGCGTTTGGTCGGATCGACTTCCTGGTCAACAACACGGGCATCAACCCGACGTACGGGCGGATGATCGACGTCGATCTGGGCGCGGCTGAGAAGACTTTCCGGGTCAACGTGATCTCGTCGATCGCGTGGGCACAGAAGGTCTATCACGCATGGATGGGCGAAAACGGGGGAGCGATCGTCAACGTCGCGTCCGTCGCAGGCCTCAAGCCTGCGCCCGGGATCGGAGTCTATGGAGCGTCGAAGTCCGGCGTCATCCATGTGACCGAGGAGCTAGCCGTCGAGCTGGGTCCGGACATCCGGGTCAATGCTGTCGCGCCAGCCGTCGTCAAGACGAAGTTCGCCGCTGCTCTCTATGAGGGCAAGGAGGACGAGGTGTCGGCCGCCTACCCGCTCAAGCGTCTCGGCGTTCCGGGCGATGTTGGCTCGGTTGTTGCATTCCTGCTGTCCGAGGACGCTGCGTGGGTCACAGGCCAGACCCTCACGATCGATGGCGGACTGCTGCTCACCGGCGGCGTCTGA
- a CDS encoding TetR/AcrR family transcriptional regulator, with protein MTSPVAVDRAEAVRHALIRLVARDGFHGTSMAAIAKEAGVATGTAYVHYASKDELVLATYLEVKQGLGEAALASVDAKATSRDQFAQLWTGVQHHLEADPDRARFLVQADSSPYAEIAHEKAIAALDDPLMSSPVVAALLEQMVDLPPEVLFDLAVGPVVRLTASQRSVDESLVDPLIEACWRAVTTP; from the coding sequence ATGACCTCCCCTGTCGCGGTCGATCGGGCGGAGGCGGTTCGTCACGCTCTGATCCGGCTGGTCGCCCGCGACGGATTCCATGGCACCTCCATGGCTGCGATCGCCAAAGAGGCCGGGGTCGCGACGGGTACCGCATACGTCCACTACGCGTCGAAGGACGAACTGGTGCTCGCCACCTACCTCGAGGTCAAGCAGGGCTTGGGCGAGGCAGCCCTGGCCAGCGTGGACGCCAAAGCCACGTCTCGGGACCAGTTCGCCCAGCTCTGGACTGGCGTCCAGCACCACCTCGAGGCCGATCCTGATCGAGCGCGATTTCTGGTGCAGGCAGACAGTTCGCCGTACGCAGAGATCGCTCACGAAAAGGCGATCGCCGCACTCGACGATCCGCTGATGTCTTCGCCGGTGGTCGCCGCCCTGCTCGAGCAGATGGTTGATCTGCCGCCTGAAGTTCTCTTCGACCTGGCCGTTGGCCCAGTCGTCCGGCTCACGGCCAGTCAACGGAGCGTCGACGAATCCTTGGTGGATCCGCTGATCGAGGCGTGCTGGCGAGCTGTGACGACGCCCTAG
- a CDS encoding oxidoreductase, producing the protein MSWTQNDIPDQSGRTAVVTGANGGLGLESAEALAGAGAHVVMAVRNQDKAKDAVERIQAKHPKASLELVPLDLGDLASTAAAADKILAKHSSIDLLINNAGVMAMPERTTVDGFEMQLGVDHLGHFAFTAHLLPAIVSTDGARVVTVTSIARFQGTPIDPDNPHMKGNYGAWRSYGQAKLANYHFGLGLQKKFVEAGVSTQSLLAHPGLSRTDLQTTTSAEGGAGWLGSASEFLAARTGMKPHVGARPQLRAATDPKAKGGQMYGPLFASNGAAVNRPILRRIGLDKHVQELWDVSERETGVTLDVAQAVRSK; encoded by the coding sequence ATGAGTTGGACCCAGAACGACATCCCCGACCAGTCCGGCCGTACGGCGGTCGTCACAGGCGCCAATGGAGGTCTCGGCCTCGAGTCCGCCGAAGCCCTGGCCGGTGCCGGTGCACACGTGGTGATGGCCGTGCGCAACCAAGACAAGGCCAAGGACGCTGTCGAACGCATCCAAGCCAAACACCCCAAAGCCTCGCTCGAGCTCGTGCCCCTCGACCTCGGCGACCTCGCTTCGACCGCGGCGGCTGCCGACAAGATCCTGGCAAAGCACTCATCGATAGACTTGCTGATCAACAACGCCGGTGTGATGGCCATGCCTGAGCGCACCACCGTCGACGGGTTCGAGATGCAGCTGGGTGTGGACCACCTTGGTCACTTCGCCTTCACCGCGCACCTCCTCCCCGCGATCGTCAGTACGGATGGAGCTCGAGTCGTCACTGTCACCAGCATCGCCCGCTTCCAGGGCACGCCGATTGACCCCGACAATCCGCACATGAAGGGCAACTACGGCGCCTGGCGCTCCTACGGGCAGGCCAAGTTGGCCAACTACCACTTCGGTCTGGGGCTTCAGAAGAAGTTCGTCGAAGCCGGCGTCTCGACCCAGAGCCTTCTCGCCCATCCAGGTCTCTCCCGGACGGACCTACAGACCACCACCTCGGCCGAGGGCGGCGCAGGATGGCTGGGGAGTGCCTCGGAGTTCCTTGCCGCTCGCACCGGCATGAAGCCCCATGTGGGCGCCCGCCCGCAGCTGCGTGCTGCGACCGACCCGAAGGCCAAGGGCGGTCAGATGTACGGTCCTCTCTTCGCTTCGAACGGGGCCGCCGTCAACCGCCCCATCCTTCGACGCATCGGACTCGACAAGCACGTCCAGGAGCTCTGGGACGTGTCCGAGCGTGAGACCGGCGTGACTCTCGACGTGGCACAGGCTGTGCGATCGAAATGA